In Dermacentor silvarum isolate Dsil-2018 chromosome 2, BIME_Dsil_1.4, whole genome shotgun sequence, the following proteins share a genomic window:
- the LOC119439913 gene encoding uncharacterized protein LOC119439913 yields the protein MVVVAGDLNAKHSNWGGGITDARGAAVMQLACQCDLHVLNDPTSDPTFATAYTESWIDVTLASSAMISRGHEWAVLEDLTLSDHRLVEFSFPFARPPPRKKLTFQGKADLLRQLAGEPWFDAVTRAHLCSGAALDAVLEKFYLTYTSAHARHLRNTKGGPHRANAWWTPELGSERGRVRAMRRKYQRARDPDMRAELRDVFAAARAQYRAHIRDAQECALRRYCTECSKKSIFGAPFRAAFGKARPPVVLPALRAPGGRLTSDTLSSASLLLRTQVSLDDVSTDTAEHAAVRAIAAAPAVTLMDDRPFTTEEVEHHTVTYRCHTGEVSAHSTLGSPQGSPISPLLWNIVISGLLDVPMPPGVAIQAYADDTVLVMPGESRAAIERTAALALQRVAEWSSRSKVRFLRDLS from the exons ATGGTTGTCGTGGCGGGTGACCTGAATGCCAAGCATTCCAACTGGGGTGGCGGAATTACGGATGCACGCGGCGCTGCAGTAATGCAGCTGGCGTGCCAATGCGACCTGCACGTCCTCAACGATCCGACCTCTGACCCCACCTTCGCGACGGCGTATACAGAGAGTTGGATCGACGTCACCCTGGCATCTTCCGCAATGATATCGCGCGGTCACGAGTGGGCCGTGCTTGAGGACCTCACCCTTTCCGACCACCGGCTGGTCgagttttcttttcctttcgcgCGTCCCCCGCCTCGCAAAAAATTAACGTTTCAGGGGAAGGCCGACCTGCTGCGTCAATTGGCCGGCGAGCCGTGGTTCGACGCGGTGACTCGCGCTCACTTGTGCTCGGGTGCCGCGTTGGACGCGGTGCTCGAAAAATTCTATCTTACTTATACTAGTGCTCACGCGCGACACCTGCGCAACACTAAAGGCGGTCCGCATCGCGCGAACGCCTGGTGGACGCCGGAGCTCGGTAGCGAGCGCGGCCGCGTTCGGGCGATGCGGCGCAAGTACCAACGCGCTCGCGACCCTGACATGCGCGCGGAGCTTCGCGACGTGTTTGCCGCGGCGCGGGCACAGTACAGAGCCCACATCCGTGACGCGCAGGAGTGCGCCTTGAGGCGCTATTGCACGGAGTGCTCCAAGAAATCTATCTTTGGTGCCCCGTTTAGGGCGGCGTTTGGGAAGGCGCGACCACCAGTTGTACTGCCCGCGCTGCGAGCTCCCGGCGGCCGCTTGACGTCGGACACGCTCAGCTCTGCATCGCTTCTGCTCCGCACGCAGGTGTCGCTGGACGATGTGTCCACCGACACTGCGGAGCACGCTGCCGTCAGGGCGATTGCGGCGGCCCCGGCCGTCACGCTTATGGACGACAGGCCATTTACAACGGAGGAGGTCGAAC ACCACACGGTCACTTATCGTTGCCACACGGGCGAAGTATCTGCCCACTCTACTTTGGGCAGTCCGCAGGGGTCGCCCATCAGCCCCCTGCTTTGGAACATCGTTATTTCAGGACTGTTAGACGTTCCTATGCCTCCCGGCGTCGCCATCCAGGCATACGCCGACGATACCGTGCTTGTGATGCCGGGGGAGAGCCGCGCTGCGATCGAGAGGACCGCGGCGCTCGCTCTGCAGCGCGTTGCCGAGTGGTCCTCTCGTTCGAAA